A genomic window from Candidatus Bathyarchaeota archaeon includes:
- a CDS encoding MgtC/SapB family protein produces the protein MMLEIEPIIKIVLAFILGAIVGLERELSRKPAGLRTNSLVGLGAALFTILSYDAFPGGDPSRIAAGVVVGVGFLGAGTIVKSQEKVRGLTTAATLWTVASIGVTVGAGYYALGIVATALAYIALKLDIIENAIKKRKAD, from the coding sequence ATGATGCTCGAAATTGAACCAATAATAAAAATAGTTTTGGCATTTATTTTGGGGGCTATTGTGGGTCTTGAACGGGAATTAAGCCGAAAACCCGCAGGATTACGAACCAACAGCCTTGTCGGGTTAGGAGCAGCCCTGTTTACTATTTTATCCTATGACGCCTTTCCGGGGGGTGATCCATCAAGAATAGCAGCAGGAGTTGTTGTGGGAGTTGGTTTTTTGGGTGCAGGAACCATAGTAAAATCCCAAGAAAAAGTAAGGGGACTAACTACTGCGGCGACCCTTTGGACCGTCGCATCAATAGGGGTTACAGTTGGAGCAGGATATTACGCTCTCGGCATTGTTGCAACAGCCCTGGCATATATTGCACTTAAGCTTGACATAATAGAAAACGCGATTAAGAAACGCAAAGCAGACTAA